The sequence AGGTGTGGCAGCCAAGGCAGTCCTTGATTCCCATGTTCACAACCACTTTTTCCCTCTGAGGGGCATTTATGCATCACCTGTCTCTTGCCCATGAAAGAATCATAGGATCCTGGAGGTTGGCAGGGACCTCTTCAGATCCTCTGCTCCAAAACAACCCCATTCAAAGCCATCACAGCCCTTCAAAGACAACCATGGCCAGCCAAGTCCCATCAATCTCTCAGTACCCACAAAGATGGAGAAGCCAGAGCCTGACTGTCAGACCTCAAACAGGGCTTTACCTCCCCCTCACACTAACAGAGCCTCTTTTTATGTCTCATTGgactttctcttctttcatctGCGATGCCATCCCCTCTGTTGACAGGAGAGGACTCAGGTGGCTCCGGCTCCGTGATCTTCACTCCCACTTTAGCTCTTGCAGCCATTGTGATGAAGTGTGCCCCAGGGACTTCTCTCTTCCAGGGGGAACAAGCCCACCTCTCACAGCACCTCCTGCCTCAGGGGCTCCAGTCCCTTCCCGGGCTCTGTGGCCCTTTGCTAAACGTGCACCAGTCTGGCCGTGCCTCTCTCATTCCATGGAGTCACAGAGGCCGGaactgggcagagcagggatcaGCTTTACAAGCTGGAGACGTGGGCACCTGGGAACCTCATGCAAATCGTGGGTCAGGGCAGTCCCTGGTCTCAGTTCCAGAGGGGAATGAAGGGACTGAGAGCAGCCGTCTGGAGAAGGGCTCAAGgatactggtggatgaaaagctgaacatgagctggcaacctgtgctcacagagcagaaagccaGACTTGTGCTGGGACACTTTCAGAGCAGAGTGGTCaggaggtggagggaggggatCCTGCCTCTCTACTCCAGGCTGGTGAggccccagctggagcagggtgtCCAGCTCTGCGCTCTGAAGCAGAGGGCAGACGTGGAGCTGGTCAAGCAGGTGCAGAGGAGGGCTGTAAGGCTGCTCAGAAGGATGTCAAACTCTCCTGTGAGGTCAGGCTGAGAGAAAAttgtggttgttcagcctggagaaggacacgctctggggagaccttatttcAATGCCTTTCAATGCTTAAAGGAGGCTTTTAAGAAATGTGGGACAGATTGCTTAGTGGGGCCTGTTGCAACAGTCATGgcagaaatgaggaaatgaaaTGTCAGCATTGATGGAATCCAAAACACAACCGGTGCCATTGGGGAGGATCTTTTGGTGTGGAGGTGAGTCTGCTGGAAAATTACTGCCCCTGTGCAGTGACGGTGGgcctggggctgtgcaggagcagtATAAAAGCGGGCCCTGCTCCTCACTCTCTCATCCACTCCTCTTGCCTCTCTCGTGTGGGCACAAAGGTGAGTATGAAagcctttctccctcttctccttgtcctcctccaGCGTATATCAGCTCATAGCTGCCCCTCAATAGTGGACGGGGTCTTGGAACTGCTTGTcatgggagagggaagggagcagcagaTGAAGCGTGGTCAGAGGCTTGGACTTGGTTAGGCATCTCCAGAGCTATGGGTGAGACATGGATCTCCTTGAGCTTGGCTGCTATTAGAAGGGTTCTTTTAGGGCTCAGGAGAAGATGAAGCCTGTGGAGCTCGCTCGGAAACTTCCAGCTCTCACCTCCAACTTGTGAATTCTCTCCCTCTTGTTGGTGTGACAGACCACTCCTTACCTACGTCTCCTGCTcagctttcccctcctctttctcccaggtgcacctccagcccaggaCATGTCCTGCTACACTCGCTGTCTGCCATGCCGGCCCTGCGGCCCGACCCCGCTGGCCAACAGCTGCaacgagccctgtgtcaggcagtgccaggactcCTCCGTCGTCATCCAGCCCTCCCCCGTGGTGGTGACCCTGCCGggacccatcctcagctccttcccgcAGGACACCAACGTGGGCTCCTCCACCTCCGCTGCcgttggcagcatcctcagctctcagggagtgcccatcaactccgGGGGCTTTGGCCTTGGGGGCTTTGGCCTTGGGGGCTATGGTCTTGGGGGCTTTGGCAGTGGCTACTGTGGCAGCAGGTGCCTGCCCTGCTAAAGTCTGGAGATGGCCTTGATCAGGGCTCATCATGACCCAGAAGGTGCTGAGCAACCCCAGCCCCCCTTGCAAAAGGACACGGATGCCTTGGGCTCTGGCAAAGCACAGCCCACGCCTGCCTTTCCCTCTCACTCCCCTCCCTCCTatccctctgcttctctttccttcttctcttgtGCTCCTCAGGGCTCTGATCAACACAAAGCCAGCCCAGGAAACAcctgctggccctgctctcTCTGAGGGTCAGGCAGGTGGATACTGCCTGGATCTCCACCACAACCATCGCATGGAGCCTCTCACCTCTCCTGGGTGCTCCCTGCACTCAGAGTGtccttgtttccttctcttgaCTCATTAAAGTTTTGCTGCATCACAGCCCGTGCCCCTGAGTTATcattttttctccagcagatactctcccaggatgcccagggatgCAGATGTGGCTCAGGTGTGGGGAGGGTCTCTTGAGGGATGGTTTTGCAGTGGCTCTCGATGCTCGGTTGCTCTTGATACGATTAGCCATGCTTAGAGCGACGCCCTGCTTTCTGGACTTTCCCACCTACTCCAGCAACCGCATTTGGAGTGTCCGTTTCTGGAGGTCTCGActcaggaacaaaaaaaaaaaagttgggacTCTTGGAGCAGGcgcagaggagggccacaaaggtGATCAGATTGATGGAGCACCACCCctct is a genomic window of Heliangelus exortis chromosome 29, bHelExo1.hap1, whole genome shotgun sequence containing:
- the LOC139788428 gene encoding feather keratin 1-like, with protein sequence MSCYTRCLPCRPCGPTPLANSCNEPCVRQCQDSSVVIQPSPVVVTLPGPILSSFPQDTNVGSSTSAAVGSILSSQGVPINSGGFGLGGFGLGGYGLGGFGSGYCGSRCLPC